Proteins encoded by one window of Clostridium cagae:
- a CDS encoding gamma-glutamylcyclotransferase family protein, producing the protein MSNINIFVYGSLREGFFNYNRYLDGKVIEVKPARLKGMHLYHMPYKGYPAILPGNGEIVGEIISVKDYDNTIKAIDDMEGFISTDNPKNEYNKVLLEVEDLNTKNKENCYVYFYNKDIDSIFNEKAVHIPHGNWKNYMLNNK; encoded by the coding sequence ATGAGCAATATTAATATCTTCGTTTACGGTAGTTTAAGAGAAGGCTTTTTTAACTACAACAGATATTTAGATGGTAAAGTAATTGAAGTTAAACCTGCACGTCTTAAAGGAATGCATTTATATCATATGCCTTATAAAGGTTATCCTGCTATATTACCTGGCAATGGTGAGATTGTTGGTGAAATAATCAGCGTTAAAGATTATGATAATACAATTAAAGCTATTGATGACATGGAAGGCTTTATAAGCACAGACAACCCTAAAAATGAATATAATAAAGTTCTTTTAGAAGTAGAAGATTTAAATACTAAAAACAAAGAAAACTGTTATGTTTATTTTTATAATAAAGATATAGATTCAATATTTAATGAAAAAGCTGTACATATTCCACATGGTAATTGGAAAAATTACATGCTAAACAACAAATAA
- the pcp gene encoding pyroglutamyl-peptidase I, with amino-acid sequence MKVLITGFDPFGGESINPALEAVKKLPNTISNAEIIKLEIPTVFKKSLEKIEANILAHKPDIVISIGQAGGRFGITPERVAINIDDARIADNEKNQPIDLKVFEDGENAYFTTLPIKAMVKEMQESGIPSSVSNSAGTFVCNHVMYGVLYMINKKYPNIKGGFIHVPYIPSQVVNKPNMPSMSIEDISKGLELSVKAAVENNTDIKTAQGEIC; translated from the coding sequence ATGAAAGTTTTAATAACTGGCTTTGATCCATTTGGTGGAGAAAGCATAAACCCAGCATTAGAGGCTGTAAAAAAGCTTCCAAATACAATAAGTAATGCTGAAATAATAAAATTAGAAATCCCTACTGTTTTTAAAAAATCATTAGAAAAAATAGAAGCGAATATATTGGCTCATAAACCTGATATAGTAATCTCAATCGGTCAAGCTGGTGGTCGTTTCGGAATTACACCTGAAAGAGTTGCTATAAACATTGATGATGCTAGAATCGCAGATAATGAGAAAAATCAACCAATAGATTTAAAAGTATTTGAAGACGGAGAAAATGCATATTTTACTACTCTTCCAATAAAAGCTATGGTTAAAGAAATGCAAGAATCCGGTATTCCTAGTTCAGTTTCAAATAGTGCTGGAACTTTTGTATGTAACCACGTTATGTATGGAGTATTATATATGATAAATAAAAAATATCCTAATATAAAAGGCGGCTTTATACATGTTCCATATATACCATCTCAAGTAGTTAATAAACCAAATATGCCTTCTATGTCAATTGAAGATATTTCTAAAGGATTAGAATTAAGCGTTAAAGCGGCAGTTGAAAATAATACAGATATTAAAACTGCTCAAGGAGAAATTTGCTAA
- a CDS encoding DUF979 domain-containing protein: protein MDIKQISNILLEIFYIMLGLYMAITMIFTLKDKNHKTRIGTALFWGIISLIFIFGKIIPSIVTGILIVVIALLSAFKQINIGTLKQLDDTFTNLKAEQLGLKIFVPSLTIAIIAMIIASFTPLSGTVAIGISSTSALLITFILTKAKPIEFVEDSNRMFQSVGVFAILPQLLASLGALFTVAGVGDIISNIISGVIPQNNPLAGVVAYCLGMAIFTAIMGNGFAAFSVITVGIGVPFVFAQGGDPVICSALALTAGFCGTLLTPMAANFNMLPAALLEIKDKNAVIKAQAPLALILLLVHIILMYTLGF from the coding sequence ATGGATATTAAACAAATTTCTAATATATTGCTAGAAATATTTTATATCATGTTAGGTCTATACATGGCCATTACGATGATATTTACTTTAAAAGACAAAAATCATAAAACTAGAATTGGTACTGCTCTATTCTGGGGAATAATATCTTTAATTTTTATATTTGGTAAAATAATACCATCTATTGTTACTGGTATTCTTATTGTAGTAATTGCTTTATTATCAGCATTCAAGCAAATTAATATTGGTACATTAAAACAATTAGATGATACATTTACTAATTTAAAAGCAGAACAATTAGGATTAAAAATATTTGTACCATCATTGACAATTGCTATAATTGCAATGATTATTGCTTCATTTACTCCTTTATCAGGAACAGTTGCTATAGGTATATCATCTACTTCAGCTTTACTTATTACATTTATTCTTACTAAAGCTAAACCTATTGAATTTGTTGAAGATAGTAATAGAATGTTCCAATCAGTAGGTGTATTTGCAATATTACCTCAACTTTTAGCTTCTCTAGGTGCTTTATTTACTGTTGCTGGAGTTGGTGATATAATATCTAACATTATTTCTGGAGTTATACCTCAAAATAATCCTTTAGCTGGAGTTGTTGCTTATTGCTTAGGTATGGCTATATTTACAGCAATAATGGGAAATGGATTTGCAGCATTTTCAGTTATAACTGTTGGTATTGGTGTACCTTTTGTATTTGCTCAAGGTGGAGATCCTGTAATATGTTCAGCACTTGCTTTAACAGCTGGATTCTGTGGAACATTATTAACTCCAATGGCTGCTAATTTTAACATGTTACCAGCTGCATTATTGGAAATAAAAGATAAAAATGCAGTAATAAAAGCTCAAGCACCATTAGCTTTAATTTTATTATTAGTACATATAATTCTTATGTATACATTAGGATTTTAA
- a CDS encoding DUF969 domain-containing protein: MELIGILIIIVGFALKLDTIAVVVSSGIITGLVSGMSITEILTTLGDAFINNRATCLFMLTIPIIGLCERYGLKAKAIMLIQKAKGLSTGILLSGYTFIREATIAMGVTLGGHPQFVRPLISPMAEGASIAKYKDLDEKDLDKIKAYSAASDNIGNFFGQNVFMANSGVLLIASTLETLGLNVDTLQIAKASVPVAIVAFILCIIQNYLLDKSLKKKYSSKNQ, translated from the coding sequence ATGGAATTAATAGGAATTTTAATAATTATAGTAGGTTTCGCACTAAAGCTAGACACAATTGCTGTAGTAGTTTCATCTGGTATCATCACTGGATTAGTTTCTGGAATGAGTATTACAGAAATACTTACTACTTTAGGTGACGCATTTATAAACAATCGAGCAACTTGTCTATTTATGCTTACTATACCTATAATAGGTTTATGTGAAAGATATGGATTGAAAGCAAAAGCCATAATGCTTATTCAAAAAGCAAAAGGACTATCAACTGGAATTCTTTTAAGTGGATATACTTTTATAAGAGAAGCAACAATTGCAATGGGAGTTACACTTGGTGGGCATCCTCAATTTGTTAGACCACTTATTAGTCCAATGGCAGAAGGTGCTTCAATTGCTAAATATAAAGATTTAGACGAAAAAGATTTAGATAAAATCAAAGCTTACTCAGCAGCTTCTGATAATATTGGGAATTTCTTTGGACAAAATGTATTCATGGCTAATTCTGGAGTACTTTTAATAGCCAGTACTTTGGAAACTCTAGGTTTAAATGTTGATACACTTCAAATCGCTAAAGCATCTGTACCAGTTGCAATAGTTGCATTTATTTTGTGTATAATACAAAACTATCTTTTAGACAAAAGCCTAAAGAAAAAATATAGTTCTAAAAATCAATAA
- a CDS encoding NAD-dependent 4,6-dehydratase LegB: MQKKVLVTGADGFIGSHLCEILLENGYDVRAFVYYNSFNSWGWLDSLDKNKKSKIDIFSGDIRDPNGVREAMKGIDEVFHLAALIAIPFSYHSPDSYVDTNIKGTLNVLQASRELNTKRILITSTSEVYGTAKYVPIDENHPFQGQSPYSATKIGADRIAESFYRSFDLPLTIVRPFNTYGPRQSARAVIPTIITQLLCGEKQIKLGSLTPTRDFNYVKDTANGFLEISKSEKTIGEEINIATSKEISIKNLASEIISQINKDATIICDEERLRPEKSEVNRLLGSNEKVKKLTNWEPKFTFAEGIKETIDWFRVPENLARYKSDIYNL, encoded by the coding sequence GTGCAAAAAAAAGTATTGGTTACGGGAGCTGATGGGTTTATTGGGAGTCATTTATGTGAGATTTTATTAGAAAATGGTTATGATGTTAGGGCATTTGTTTACTATAATTCTTTTAATTCATGGGGATGGCTTGACTCATTAGATAAGAATAAAAAAAGCAAAATTGATATATTCTCAGGTGATATAAGAGATCCAAATGGCGTTAGAGAAGCAATGAAGGGAATAGATGAAGTTTTTCATTTAGCTGCTTTAATAGCTATTCCATTTAGTTATCACTCACCTGATTCCTATGTAGATACAAATATAAAGGGAACTTTAAATGTTCTTCAAGCATCTAGAGAGTTAAACACAAAGAGAATATTAATAACTTCAACATCTGAAGTTTATGGTACTGCTAAATATGTACCAATAGATGAGAATCATCCTTTTCAGGGGCAATCTCCTTATTCTGCAACAAAGATAGGAGCTGATAGAATTGCAGAATCTTTTTATAGGAGTTTTGATTTACCTTTAACTATAGTGAGACCATTTAACACATATGGTCCAAGGCAATCAGCAAGAGCTGTAATTCCTACAATAATAACGCAACTATTATGTGGTGAAAAACAAATTAAATTAGGATCATTAACACCAACTAGGGATTTTAATTATGTAAAAGATACAGCAAATGGTTTTCTTGAAATATCTAAGTCTGAAAAAACTATAGGAGAAGAAATAAATATTGCAACTTCTAAGGAAATTTCAATAAAAAATCTTGCAAGTGAGATTATAAGTCAGATAAACAAAGACGCTACAATTATATGTGATGAAGAAAGATTAAGACCAGAAAAAAGTGAAGTTAATAGATTACTAGGTTCTAATGAGAAAGTTAAGAAATTAACTAATTGGGAACCTAAATTTACTTTTGCAGAAGGAATAAAAGAAACTATAGATTGGTTTAGAGTTCCAGAAAATTTAGCTAGATATAAATCTGATATATATAATCTTTAA
- a CDS encoding LegC family aminotransferase yields MKKIIPLSVPNLKGNEKKYVLDAIDEEWVSTGGKYINKFEEEIAKYLNVNSAVACQSGTAGLHLSLILSGVCEGDEVIVPTLTFIAAVNPVKYIGANPIFMDCDDTLTIDVEKLEKFCKEECKLVNGNLINNKSKRHIKAIVVVHVFGNIANMEKLMNIAKQYNLKVVEDATEALGSKFKNGLYNGKYAGTIGDFGVYSFNGNKIITTGGGGMVVAKDDNLLSKAKYLSTQAKDDTLYYIHNEIGYNYRMTNLQGALGIGQLEQLDKFISIKKENYEFYKSSIEKIKGLSLLKFSDDVEPNYWFYSLVIGDEYPLKRDDLIKYVLSKGIQSRPIWGLIQDQKPYTKYEAYDVKKAKYYLDRIINIPCSTNLKKDDIDIVIEALKKCGEA; encoded by the coding sequence ATGAAAAAAATTATACCTCTATCAGTTCCTAATTTAAAAGGAAATGAAAAAAAATATGTTTTAGATGCTATAGATGAAGAATGGGTTTCAACTGGTGGGAAATATATAAATAAATTTGAAGAAGAAATAGCTAAGTACTTAAATGTTAATAGTGCTGTAGCTTGTCAAAGTGGTACAGCAGGATTACATTTATCACTTATTCTTAGTGGAGTATGTGAAGGTGATGAAGTTATTGTGCCAACACTTACCTTCATTGCTGCTGTGAATCCAGTTAAATATATTGGTGCAAATCCAATATTTATGGATTGTGATGACACTTTAACTATTGATGTAGAAAAGCTTGAAAAGTTTTGCAAAGAAGAATGTAAATTAGTTAATGGAAATTTAATTAATAATAAATCAAAAAGACATATTAAGGCTATTGTTGTAGTTCATGTTTTTGGAAATATTGCTAATATGGAGAAGTTAATGAATATTGCAAAACAATATAATTTAAAAGTTGTTGAAGATGCTACAGAAGCTTTAGGATCTAAATTTAAAAATGGATTATACAATGGAAAATATGCAGGTACAATAGGTGATTTTGGTGTTTATTCATTTAATGGAAATAAGATTATAACAACTGGTGGAGGGGGAATGGTTGTAGCAAAAGATGATAATTTATTATCTAAAGCTAAATATTTATCAACTCAAGCAAAGGATGATACATTGTATTACATCCATAATGAAATAGGTTATAACTATAGAATGACTAATTTACAGGGTGCTTTAGGAATTGGTCAACTTGAACAATTAGATAAATTTATAAGTATAAAAAAAGAAAACTATGAATTTTATAAAAGCAGTATAGAAAAAATAAAAGGACTATCATTACTAAAATTTAGTGATGATGTTGAACCTAATTATTGGTTTTATTCTTTAGTTATAGGAGATGAATATCCTCTTAAAAGAGATGATTTAATCAAATATGTATTATCAAAGGGTATTCAAAGTAGACCAATTTGGGGGCTTATACAAGACCAAAAACCTTATACAAAATATGAAGCTTATGATGTTAAAAAAGCTAAATATTATTTAGATAGAATAATAAATATTCCATGTAGTACTAATTTAAAAAAAGATGATATAGATATTGTTATAGAAGCTTTGAAAAAATGTGGTGAAGCTTAG
- a CDS encoding acylneuraminate cytidylyltransferase family protein, producing the protein MKNEILAIIPARGGSKGLPGKNILNLNGKPLIAHTILASKNSKFVTRVVVSTDDKEIAEISKKYGAEVPYLRPNSLAKDKSLTIDSVFHMLDYLEKYEDYSPDYVLLLQCTSPLRNEQHIDEAIEKLVKSDFHGIISICESEVNPYWTNILKNESLKYFLEEGKNITRRQDLPKIYRYNGAIYLAKTEALKRERTFEVENLTGYVMDRESSIDIDTEIDFKIAEIMMKNKDV; encoded by the coding sequence ATGAAAAATGAGATATTAGCCATTATTCCAGCTAGAGGTGGATCAAAAGGCCTACCTGGAAAAAATATATTAAATTTAAATGGAAAGCCATTAATAGCTCACACAATTTTAGCAAGTAAAAATAGCAAGTTTGTTACAAGAGTTGTTGTAAGTACTGATGATAAAGAAATTGCTGAAATATCTAAAAAGTATGGTGCAGAAGTGCCATATTTAAGGCCTAACAGTTTAGCAAAAGACAAGTCTTTAACAATAGATAGTGTATTTCATATGCTTGATTATCTTGAAAAATATGAGGATTATTCCCCAGATTATGTTTTATTGCTTCAATGCACATCTCCTCTTAGAAATGAACAGCATATTGATGAGGCAATAGAAAAATTAGTTAAGAGTGATTTTCATGGAATCATATCAATTTGTGAATCAGAAGTTAATCCTTACTGGACAAATATTTTAAAAAATGAAAGTCTTAAGTATTTTCTTGAAGAAGGCAAAAATATTACAAGGAGACAGGATTTACCCAAAATTTATAGATATAATGGTGCAATTTATTTAGCTAAAACAGAAGCACTAAAAAGAGAAAGAACTTTTGAAGTAGAGAATTTAACTGGATATGTAATGGATAGAGAATCTTCTATTGATATAGATACTGAAATTGATTTTAAAATAGCTGAAATAATGATGAAAAATAAGGACGTATAA
- a CDS encoding DegT/DnrJ/EryC1/StrS family aminotransferase: protein MVKNLKYPIGGEFWFEDKFQDKDIFNDIESQGVLLSGGDSAIRFILNEISFKCNEVIALPSYLCPTIIKLIEKLNIKYKFYNINKYLSIDMESIENLISKYNIKAVFFIDYFGFYHDESTRKYLGNLKSKNILLIEDAVQKFWLKYEDKFIGDYVFNSYRKFLPIDGSLVLFNKYKSLNNINSSNKNDKLVELKKINESLKYIEENDGYFQFMGKARDVKTKFILEGIGNENEYLNLFDRAHKAYYERKDIFKINPKHKNYLNYFPGNKLLKKRNENYKYLFENLKNIKEINFLNHSENLYDNTPLVFPILIENRDYIKKQLMKRNIYIPVHWDLSNEVWINEFKESLSISKRILSLQIDWRYEIQDMDFLVNSLKDILK from the coding sequence ATGGTTAAAAATTTAAAATATCCAATTGGTGGAGAATTTTGGTTTGAAGATAAATTTCAAGATAAAGATATTTTTAATGATATTGAAAGTCAAGGAGTGCTTTTAAGTGGAGGGGATAGTGCAATAAGGTTTATTTTAAATGAAATTTCTTTTAAATGTAATGAAGTAATTGCACTTCCTTCCTACTTATGTCCAACAATTATTAAATTAATAGAAAAACTAAATATTAAATATAAATTTTATAATATAAATAAATATTTATCAATTGATATGGAATCTATAGAAAACTTGATAAGTAAATATAATATAAAAGCAGTATTTTTCATTGATTATTTTGGATTTTATCATGATGAAAGTACTAGAAAATATTTGGGAAATTTAAAATCAAAGAATATTTTATTAATTGAAGATGCTGTTCAAAAGTTTTGGCTTAAATATGAAGATAAGTTTATTGGAGATTATGTATTTAATAGTTATAGAAAATTTCTTCCTATAGATGGATCTTTGGTTTTATTTAATAAATATAAAAGTTTAAATAATATTAATTCATCAAATAAAAATGATAAATTAGTGGAATTAAAAAAAATAAATGAGTCATTAAAGTATATAGAGGAAAATGATGGTTATTTTCAATTCATGGGGAAGGCAAGAGATGTAAAAACAAAGTTTATATTAGAAGGAATAGGAAATGAAAATGAGTATTTAAATTTATTTGATAGAGCCCATAAAGCATATTATGAAAGAAAAGATATATTTAAAATTAATCCAAAGCATAAAAATTATTTGAATTATTTTCCAGGAAATAAATTGCTAAAAAAGAGAAATGAAAATTATAAATATCTTTTTGAAAATCTTAAAAATATAAAAGAAATCAATTTTTTAAATCATTCAGAAAATTTATATGATAACACACCTTTAGTTTTTCCAATTTTAATAGAAAATCGAGATTATATAAAAAAACAACTTATGAAACGTAATATATATATACCAGTTCATTGGGATTTATCAAATGAAGTATGGATAAATGAATTTAAAGAATCTTTAAGTATTTCTAAAAGAATTCTAAGTTTACAAATTGATTGGAGATATGAAATTCAAGATATGGATTTTTTGGTTAATTCCTTAAAGGATATTTTAAAATAA
- a CDS encoding lipid II:glycine glycyltransferase FemX: protein MIEILDSSSEKWNEYINKLPLSFRDIYFKSEYYKLYENGKDKVAKLFVYEEEDNLAIYPFIMSKIKGYNLKNEYYDIETAYGYGGPLANTKNLVFLNEFEDSFREFCKKNNIIAEFVRFHPLLNNHTIFISDIKVCHNRTTTYINLNKSIDDIWNQDIISKNRNVIRKAKKSGLVTEFSFDLNEFKKVYIETMDRLNAGKNYYFNDKYFDDLNKLEHVCINVKLNDITVASGIFLQGDENFHYHLSGSLKEYLKYCPNNLLLWTAIEYGKNTGFSKFHFGGGLTDRENDSLYKFKKSFCKDVSEFYIGKRIHNKEIYYYLINKWEDKNDKNAELFLQYKKE, encoded by the coding sequence ATGATTGAAATTTTAGATAGTTCATCTGAAAAGTGGAATGAATATATTAATAAATTGCCATTATCTTTTAGAGATATATATTTTAAAAGTGAGTATTATAAACTTTATGAAAACGGCAAAGATAAAGTAGCTAAGTTATTTGTTTATGAAGAAGAGGATAATCTAGCAATATATCCATTTATAATGAGTAAAATTAAGGGATATAATTTAAAAAATGAATATTATGATATAGAAACTGCTTATGGATATGGGGGACCTTTAGCAAATACTAAAAATTTAGTATTTCTTAATGAATTTGAAGATTCCTTTAGAGAGTTTTGCAAAAAAAATAATATTATAGCTGAGTTTGTTAGGTTTCATCCATTACTTAATAATCATACTATATTTATAAGTGATATAAAAGTATGTCACAACAGGACAACAACCTATATTAATTTAAATAAATCCATTGATGACATATGGAACCAAGATATTATATCAAAAAATAGAAATGTTATAAGAAAGGCTAAAAAATCAGGACTTGTTACAGAATTTAGTTTTGATTTAAATGAGTTTAAAAAAGTTTATATAGAAACTATGGATAGATTAAATGCAGGAAAAAATTATTATTTCAATGATAAATATTTTGATGATTTAAATAAATTAGAGCATGTATGCATTAATGTTAAATTAAATGACATTACAGTAGCTAGTGGGATCTTTTTACAAGGTGATGAAAATTTCCATTATCACTTATCTGGTAGCTTGAAGGAGTATTTAAAATATTGTCCTAATAATTTATTGTTATGGACAGCTATTGAATATGGTAAAAATACTGGATTTTCTAAATTTCACTTTGGTGGGGGATTAACTGACCGTGAAAATGACAGTTTATATAAATTTAAAAAAAGTTTTTGTAAAGATGTTAGTGAATTTTATATTGGCAAAAGAATTCACAATAAAGAAATATATTATTATTTAATAAATAAATGGGAAGATAAAAATGATAAAAATGCAGAGCTCTTTCTTCAATATAAGAAGGAGTAA
- a CDS encoding carboxypeptidase regulatory-like domain-containing protein: protein MCAVIQEVLCGRKIMRCKLVRIESTFPKEQYILITGKVLSPDKIPLPNAAIKVFSIDKRCTPVKRKYIGVTFSDERGIYGMSIPRFLDISYELKAYGAIYE, encoded by the coding sequence ATGTGTGCTGTTATACAAGAAGTATTATGTGGAAGAAAAATTATGCGTTGCAAATTAGTAAGGATAGAGTCTACTTTTCCTAAAGAACAATATATATTAATTACCGGAAAGGTTCTAAGTCCTGATAAAATTCCATTGCCCAATGCTGCAATAAAAGTTTTTTCAATAGATAAAAGATGTACTCCAGTTAAGAGGAAGTATATAGGGGTGACTTTTAGTGATGAAAGAGGCATTTATGGAATGTCAATTCCAAGATTTTTAGATATTTCTTATGAACTTAAAGCTTATGGTGCTATATATGAATAG
- a CDS encoding MarR family winged helix-turn-helix transcriptional regulator, with translation MTHKIEKELNFLLTSTDKMMSNNFTRKLKDEGINITFEQYTILTILWDNKDLCQYNLAKLTGRDEASTSRIINTLIKNEFIVRQTCITDKRIRRIKLTKKGESIKNTVLNISNKCLNEAITGMSQKEYEAGINFLDNLRKNLNNINSNE, from the coding sequence ATGACTCATAAAATCGAAAAAGAATTAAATTTTTTACTTACATCTACGGACAAAATGATGTCTAATAATTTTACTCGTAAGCTTAAAGATGAAGGCATTAATATTACGTTTGAGCAATATACTATTTTAACAATATTATGGGATAATAAGGATTTATGTCAATATAATTTAGCTAAACTAACAGGTAGAGATGAAGCAAGTACTTCTAGAATTATAAATACTCTTATAAAAAATGAGTTTATAGTTCGTCAAACTTGCATTACAGATAAAAGAATAAGAAGAATAAAGCTTACGAAAAAGGGTGAATCTATTAAAAATACTGTTCTAAATATATCTAATAAATGCTTAAATGAAGCAATTACAGGTATGTCACAAAAAGAATATGAGGCTGGAATAAATTTTTTAGATAATTTAAGAAAAAATTTAAATAACATTAATTCTAATGAGTAA
- a CDS encoding NAD(P)H-dependent oxidoreductase: MKTLVIVAHPNIEKSRINKTWVQFLSKEDNITVHEIYNTYKDGKIDIALDQNLLEKHDKIVFQFPFYWYNVPSFLKQWQDEVLTVGFSHGPGGNKLKGKEFMLVISAGGFKDGYQAGGYQNFSISELTKPLQNMSTFTGMKYMPPYVLYGAHKLTDEEIKTSAEELVHII, translated from the coding sequence ATGAAAACACTAGTAATTGTGGCACATCCTAACATTGAAAAATCTAGAATTAATAAAACTTGGGTTCAATTCTTAAGTAAAGAGGACAATATAACAGTCCATGAAATTTATAATACTTATAAAGATGGAAAAATAGATATTGCTTTAGATCAAAATTTATTAGAAAAGCATGATAAAATAGTATTCCAATTTCCTTTTTATTGGTATAATGTCCCTTCATTTTTAAAACAATGGCAAGATGAAGTTTTAACTGTTGGATTTTCTCATGGACCTGGAGGAAATAAATTAAAAGGTAAAGAATTTATGTTGGTAATTTCTGCTGGAGGTTTTAAAGATGGTTATCAAGCTGGAGGCTATCAAAATTTTTCAATAAGTGAACTAACAAAGCCGTTACAAAATATGTCTACCTTTACAGGAATGAAATATATGCCACCATATGTCCTATATGGTGCTCATAAATTAACTGATGAAGAAATTAAAACTAGTGCAGAAGAACTTGTTCATATAATATAA